Proteins from one Candidatus Desulfovibrio trichonymphae genomic window:
- a CDS encoding efflux RND transporter periplasmic adaptor subunit, translating to MAQNHLFSFVFILLICCALAACGGDKKTGQGALQHLVAVYDVVARDEPWPAEYQAQAAGSRAVEVRARVQAIIEKRMYEEGDFVKEGQQLFQLERDQYEAMMQQAEARYDSAEREWNRIRPLYAKNAVSQKDRDNARAAFDNAKAELRQAKINLDYCQVVAPVSGYSSKENVTAGNLVSNNSLLTYVNQIDPMYIDFSIAAPDYMRRQQLAKAGRLQLPAGRRYSAKLRLLDGALYEGKGDITFIDSQVQPATGVIKARAVFSNTEGKIMPGQYVRLFMEGDILKDAVLIPQKCVMLTQQGAQVMAVDKDSKVSLVPVTLSVAMGDKYLVDSGLKGGERIVSEGLVKVRAGATVRVQNDANQAAAHK from the coding sequence ATGGCCCAGAACCACTTGTTTTCCTTTGTCTTTATTCTTCTTATTTGTTGTGCCCTCGCTGCCTGCGGTGGAGACAAAAAAACCGGTCAGGGCGCCCTGCAGCATCTTGTGGCGGTGTATGACGTTGTGGCGCGCGACGAACCCTGGCCCGCCGAATATCAGGCTCAGGCCGCAGGTTCGCGCGCTGTGGAAGTGCGTGCCCGTGTGCAGGCCATTATTGAGAAACGCATGTACGAAGAAGGCGACTTCGTGAAGGAAGGCCAGCAGCTTTTTCAGCTTGAGCGCGATCAGTACGAAGCCATGATGCAGCAGGCTGAAGCCAGATATGACAGCGCCGAGCGCGAGTGGAATCGCATTCGCCCGCTGTATGCAAAAAATGCCGTTTCCCAGAAAGATCGCGACAATGCCCGGGCGGCTTTTGACAACGCGAAGGCTGAACTGCGTCAGGCCAAAATCAATCTGGATTACTGTCAGGTTGTTGCACCGGTTTCCGGCTACAGTAGCAAGGAGAACGTCACCGCCGGCAATCTTGTGAGCAACAATTCCCTGCTCACCTATGTTAACCAGATCGACCCCATGTACATTGACTTTTCCATTGCCGCGCCGGACTATATGCGCAGGCAGCAACTCGCCAAGGCCGGCCGGCTGCAGCTTCCGGCCGGCCGCCGCTATTCGGCGAAACTGCGCCTGCTGGACGGCGCACTATACGAGGGCAAGGGCGACATCACCTTTATTGACAGTCAGGTGCAGCCGGCCACGGGCGTCATCAAGGCGCGTGCCGTCTTTTCCAACACCGAAGGAAAAATTATGCCTGGGCAATATGTGCGCCTGTTTATGGAGGGCGACATACTCAAAGACGCTGTGCTCATACCGCAGAAATGCGTCATGCTGACTCAGCAGGGCGCGCAGGTGATGGCCGTGGACAAAGACAGCAAGGTTTCCCTTGTGCCTGTGACGTTAAGTGTCGCCATGGGAGACAAATATCTTGTGGATTCCGGGCTGAAAGGCGGCGAGCGCATCGTCAGCGAAGGCCTTGTCAAGGTTCGCGCCGGAGCGACGGTACGTGTGCAGAATGACGCCAATCAGGCAGCCGCACACAAATAG
- a CDS encoding type II toxin-antitoxin system RelB/DinJ family antitoxin, which translates to MAFLDRNRGEKSPRKAGAANSKDDSLVDFRACRLWIGDERGKNSEFEIRIDPETKSGAERLFSSFGITVTDAVNIFLRQALMVGGLPFEMKQPRFNAETEAAIRETRDIATGRVGSKGYASARELFEALDAE; encoded by the coding sequence GTGGCGTTTCTTGACAGAAATAGAGGAGAGAAGTCGCCACGAAAGGCAGGAGCCGCGAACAGCAAAGATGATAGTCTTGTAGATTTTAGGGCTTGCCGACTCTGGATAGGTGACGAACGTGGCAAAAATAGCGAATTTGAAATCCGCATAGATCCGGAAACTAAGTCCGGCGCGGAACGGCTTTTCTCAAGTTTCGGCATCACCGTGACAGATGCCGTTAATATTTTTCTGCGACAAGCCCTGATGGTTGGGGGGCTGCCCTTTGAGATGAAACAGCCTCGTTTCAACGCCGAGACTGAGGCGGCAATTCGGGAAACACGAGATATTGCCACAGGTAGGGTTGGGAGCAAGGGCTATGCTTCGGCACGGGAATTATTCGAGGCACTTGACGCCGAATAA
- a CDS encoding efflux transporter outer membrane subunit translates to MISTVKNCLALCLALLLAACSLAPNYERPGQDIPKEWRRVDLGSTPLYTDWWTRFNDPVLTFMIAEALSTNLDLAESLARIDSAAAQAGVATSQLFPTVSGNAQALAQSDSEKGPNAAAFTPQTGMSRSATNYQGSLNAAWELDFWGKYRNSYTALTDVLMNTVVGHEALLLSVAGQTARGYFTMLALDMQLATARRTLKSREDSFGIYTSRYRQGDITELDWQRARAEVEAARSQMHVTTVALDQAEAALAVLLGRSPRDIMERAVERGKTIHALPSPPVLPEGLPSALLERRPDVRAAEYMIMAYNAEIGAARTQLFPSISLTGVLGTLSAAVGNLFTGPAGVWNYGVTGSLPLLDFGRNWYTVKDAKARKKASVAVYRKTVQKAFQDIRTALTSQREADAIVRSMQLQVQSLRRAVEIARLQYDNGYSDYLTVLDAERQLFAAEMQLATGLRDRLEAVVSVCMALGGGWQDPKKSPACPVINTERLLDDVTGGPQRP, encoded by the coding sequence ATGATCTCCACTGTAAAGAACTGCCTCGCGCTGTGCCTTGCGCTGCTGCTCGCCGCCTGCTCCCTTGCCCCGAATTATGAACGCCCCGGCCAGGATATCCCTAAGGAATGGCGCAGGGTTGATCTGGGTTCAACGCCGCTTTACACAGACTGGTGGACGCGTTTTAACGACCCCGTGCTCACGTTCATGATTGCTGAAGCCCTGAGTACCAATCTGGATCTGGCGGAATCGCTGGCAAGGATTGATTCCGCCGCGGCTCAGGCCGGCGTTGCCACGTCACAACTCTTTCCCACGGTGAGCGGTAACGCTCAGGCGCTCGCGCAAAGCGATTCGGAAAAAGGGCCCAATGCCGCCGCATTCACCCCGCAGACCGGTATGTCGCGCTCCGCCACCAATTATCAGGGATCGCTCAATGCAGCCTGGGAGCTGGATTTCTGGGGGAAATACCGTAACAGCTACACGGCCCTTACCGACGTGCTCATGAACACCGTTGTCGGGCATGAAGCCTTGCTTCTTTCTGTGGCCGGCCAGACGGCCCGAGGCTATTTTACCATGCTCGCGCTTGACATGCAGCTTGCTACGGCCCGCCGCACCCTGAAAAGCCGTGAGGACTCCTTCGGCATCTATACAAGCCGCTACAGGCAGGGTGACATCACTGAGCTTGACTGGCAGCGCGCCAGGGCAGAGGTGGAAGCAGCCCGATCCCAGATGCACGTCACCACAGTGGCGCTTGATCAGGCTGAAGCCGCGCTCGCTGTGCTGCTTGGGCGTTCCCCGCGCGACATTATGGAACGCGCCGTGGAGCGCGGCAAAACCATTCACGCGCTCCCCTCCCCGCCTGTTCTGCCGGAGGGACTCCCCTCCGCACTTTTGGAGCGCCGGCCGGACGTGCGCGCCGCGGAATATATGATTATGGCCTATAACGCCGAAATCGGCGCGGCGCGCACGCAGCTTTTCCCCTCCATTTCCCTGACCGGCGTGCTCGGCACCCTCAGCGCGGCTGTAGGGAATCTGTTCACCGGACCTGCCGGCGTGTGGAATTACGGCGTGACCGGCAGCCTGCCCCTTCTGGATTTCGGCCGCAACTGGTATACCGTGAAAGACGCGAAAGCCAGAAAAAAAGCTTCTGTCGCCGTGTACCGCAAAACCGTACAGAAGGCGTTTCAGGATATCCGCACAGCACTGACGTCACAGCGCGAAGCCGACGCCATTGTGCGCAGCATGCAGTTGCAGGTGCAAAGTCTGCGCCGGGCGGTGGAGATAGCCCGTCTGCAGTATGACAACGGCTACAGCGATTATCTGACGGTGCTGGACGCCGAACGCCAGCTCTTTGCGGCGGAAATGCAGCTTGCGACAGGACTGCGCGACCGGCTTGAGGCTGTCGTCAGCGTGTGCATGGCACTTGGCGGTGGCTGGCAAGATCCGAAGAAAAGTCCTGCCTGCCCCGTGATCAATACAGAACGCCTGCTTGACGATGTGACCGGAGGTCCACAACGGCCATGA
- a CDS encoding efflux RND transporter permease subunit: MAVSSKPNFFLRRPVLSAVISILIILVGALAMKALPIAQYPELVPPSVNITAFYPGASAETIAATVLAPLEVQINGVEGMLYMTSTASSGSGSGSINVYFALGTNPDMALVNVNNKVNLAQTLLPEEVRRQGVSVVKRSPAILQLITLFSPDERYDAVFLHNYLINNVADEIKRVPGVGDCMVFGAMDYAMRIWLKPDMLAKYGLAVSDVANAIKDQNAQFAPGRLGEMPSPESTELTWQIDAKGRLVTPEEFGEIVVRNGLDSAMLRLKDIAEISLGGKDYSVLSEYNGKAARGAAVYLLPGANAISTGDKVKARMAEIANGFPEGVDYTIAVDTNEFVLESIKEVIYTLVEAMILVFIVVFVFLQNWRATLIPCIAVPVSVIGTFAGLYAFGFTINTLTLFGLVLAIGIVVDDAIVVLENVERIMRTEHLPPREATAKAMNEVTAPVIAIVLVLCAVFIPVSFMSSLAGQMYKQFAITISVSVVLSGVVALTLTPALCALLLKPHSHDHTPAAFFVRFNYLFTSITHSYVRLVRFIKNSGLRAILLFGLMLVAIVWLFRVVPGGLVPNEDQGYLLGMAVLSDGASQHRTHNITRQIADFVLKDPSAKMIMTIDGIDITSISTKSNYGTFFVNMKPWNERRGTGLSVQAMARKVMSQTMAQPEAVVLGFTPPPISGMSTTGGFDGYIQMRGDSTIHDMENMANRVAQEALSVVGDGTNARKKYPAIGNVQNLFSTGAPQLYADLDRERCRDMGVSVTDVFTAMSGTFGSFYVNDFNYLGRTYQVRLQSDAAYRILPESLNDVYVRNANGDMIPLSALMTLERRTAPQTMERYNVYPAAHFLGNPAAGYSSGQALEAMEQAAAAVMTSDYSLGWVGSALQEKLASSDTTVIFVLALVMVFLILAAQYESWSLPLAVLTAVPFGVFGALAATWLRDISNDVYFQVALVTLIGLAAKNAILIVEFAVEAWRSGRSLDTAAMHASRLRFRPIIMTSLAFILGCVPLAISTGAGANSRHAIGTAVIGGMLAATCIATLFVPYFFKSIMLLSLKLQGKKDPHEGQATVDEEKI, translated from the coding sequence ATGGCTGTTTCTTCCAAACCCAATTTTTTTTTGCGCCGGCCTGTTCTTTCGGCCGTCATCTCCATTCTGATCATCCTTGTGGGTGCGCTCGCCATGAAGGCCCTGCCCATCGCGCAGTACCCGGAACTGGTGCCGCCCAGCGTGAATATTACCGCCTTTTACCCCGGCGCTTCGGCGGAAACCATAGCCGCCACGGTGCTGGCCCCGCTGGAAGTGCAGATCAACGGCGTGGAAGGCATGCTTTACATGACCTCCACGGCATCGTCCGGCTCCGGCTCGGGATCCATCAACGTCTACTTTGCCCTGGGCACCAATCCAGACATGGCGCTCGTCAATGTGAACAACAAGGTCAATCTGGCACAGACGCTGCTGCCTGAGGAGGTGCGCCGTCAGGGCGTGAGCGTTGTCAAACGCTCCCCGGCCATTCTGCAGCTGATCACGCTTTTTTCGCCGGATGAACGCTATGACGCTGTTTTTCTGCACAATTATCTGATAAACAACGTCGCGGACGAAATCAAGCGCGTGCCCGGTGTGGGCGACTGCATGGTTTTCGGTGCTATGGACTATGCCATGCGCATCTGGCTCAAGCCGGACATGCTGGCCAAATATGGTCTGGCCGTTTCGGATGTGGCAAATGCCATCAAGGATCAGAACGCCCAGTTCGCGCCCGGTCGTCTCGGCGAAATGCCTTCGCCGGAATCCACCGAGCTCACCTGGCAGATTGACGCCAAAGGCCGTCTTGTCACTCCGGAAGAATTCGGCGAGATTGTTGTGCGCAACGGGCTGGACAGTGCCATGTTGCGCCTGAAGGACATCGCCGAAATTTCGCTCGGCGGCAAGGATTACAGCGTGCTTTCGGAATACAACGGCAAAGCCGCGCGAGGGGCGGCCGTGTATCTTCTGCCCGGCGCCAACGCCATATCCACCGGCGACAAGGTGAAGGCGAGGATGGCGGAGATAGCCAATGGCTTTCCGGAAGGCGTGGACTACACCATCGCAGTGGACACCAATGAATTTGTCTTGGAATCCATCAAGGAAGTGATCTACACCCTTGTGGAAGCCATGATTTTGGTTTTTATCGTTGTCTTTGTCTTTTTGCAGAACTGGCGGGCCACGCTCATCCCCTGCATTGCCGTTCCCGTATCCGTCATCGGCACCTTCGCGGGCCTGTACGCGTTCGGCTTCACCATCAATACGCTGACGCTCTTCGGCCTGGTTCTTGCCATCGGCATTGTGGTGGACGACGCCATTGTGGTGCTGGAAAACGTGGAGCGCATCATGCGCACAGAGCATCTGCCGCCCAGGGAGGCCACAGCCAAGGCCATGAACGAGGTCACGGCGCCGGTCATCGCCATTGTGCTCGTGCTGTGCGCGGTCTTTATTCCTGTTTCCTTCATGAGCAGTCTGGCCGGGCAGATGTACAAACAGTTCGCCATCACCATTTCCGTTTCTGTGGTACTGTCGGGCGTTGTGGCGCTCACGCTCACGCCGGCGCTCTGCGCACTGCTGCTCAAGCCGCACTCCCACGACCACACGCCCGCGGCTTTTTTTGTGCGTTTTAACTATCTCTTCACTAGCATCACCCACAGCTATGTGCGTTTGGTGCGCTTTATCAAAAATTCCGGCCTGCGCGCCATTCTGCTTTTCGGACTCATGCTTGTCGCCATTGTATGGCTTTTCAGGGTGGTGCCCGGCGGTCTGGTGCCAAACGAAGACCAGGGCTACTTACTGGGCATGGCCGTGCTCTCTGACGGCGCATCCCAGCACCGCACCCACAACATCACCAGACAAATCGCGGACTTTGTGCTGAAAGACCCTTCGGCAAAAATGATCATGACGATCGACGGCATAGATATCACATCCATCTCCACCAAGAGCAACTACGGCACGTTTTTCGTCAATATGAAGCCGTGGAACGAACGCAGAGGCACCGGCCTGTCGGTGCAGGCCATGGCGAGAAAGGTGATGAGCCAGACCATGGCTCAGCCTGAAGCCGTTGTTCTGGGCTTTACGCCGCCACCCATCAGCGGCATGAGCACCACAGGCGGTTTTGACGGCTATATTCAGATGCGCGGCGACAGCACCATTCACGACATGGAAAATATGGCTAACCGTGTCGCGCAGGAAGCTTTATCTGTTGTCGGGGATGGAACGAACGCGCGAAAAAAATACCCGGCCATCGGCAATGTGCAAAACCTCTTTTCCACGGGCGCGCCGCAGTTGTATGCCGACCTTGACCGCGAACGCTGCCGCGACATGGGAGTGAGCGTAACGGACGTGTTCACGGCCATGAGCGGCACCTTCGGCTCATTCTACGTCAATGACTTCAACTACCTCGGCAGAACGTATCAGGTGCGTTTGCAGTCTGACGCGGCCTACCGCATTTTGCCGGAATCACTCAACGACGTGTACGTGCGCAACGCAAACGGCGACATGATTCCGCTTTCCGCCCTGATGACGTTGGAACGTCGCACCGCCCCGCAGACCATGGAGCGGTACAACGTTTATCCGGCCGCGCATTTTCTGGGCAATCCCGCGGCGGGCTATTCCTCAGGTCAGGCGCTTGAGGCCATGGAACAGGCCGCCGCCGCCGTGATGACCTCTGACTACAGTCTTGGCTGGGTCGGGTCGGCCTTGCAGGAAAAGCTGGCCAGTTCGGACACCACCGTGATTTTTGTACTGGCGCTGGTGATGGTTTTTCTAATTCTGGCCGCCCAGTACGAAAGCTGGTCTTTGCCGCTGGCCGTGCTCACGGCCGTGCCCTTCGGCGTTTTCGGCGCGCTGGCCGCCACATGGCTGCGGGACATCTCAAACGACGTTTATTTCCAAGTGGCCCTTGTCACCCTGATTGGCCTTGCCGCCAAAAACGCCATTCTGATTGTGGAATTCGCCGTGGAGGCATGGCGTAGCGGCCGTTCGCTGGACACGGCGGCCATGCATGCCTCGCGGCTGCGCTTCAGGCCCATTATCATGACGTCGCTGGCTTTTATTCTCGGCTGTGTGCCGCTTGCCATAAGCACCGGCGCTGGAGCCAACAGCCGGCACGCCATCGGCACAGCCGTCATTGGCGGCATGCTGGCGGCAACGTGCATAGCCACTCTCTTTGTGCCGTATTTTTTCAAAAGCATTATGCTGCTTTCACTCAAACTCCAAGGCAAGAAAGATCCTCATGAAGGTCAGGCGACCGTTGACGAGGAGAAAATATGA
- the rpoC gene encoding DNA-directed RNA polymerase subunit beta', giving the protein MSLDDLFITRDTSASITNVRNLKAIQISIASPEVIRAWSYGEIKKPETINYRTFKPERDGLFCAKIFGPVKDYECNCGKYKRMKHRGIVCEKCGVEVIASKVRRERMGHIELATPVAHIWFLKTLPSKIATLLDMTMADLEKVLYFDSYIVLDPGQTNLQKCQVVSEEQYLQIIDHYGRDDILAVGMGAEAVRGLLEEMDMKKLRTELRTESETTKSQTKKKKLTKRLKIVEAFLESQNKPEWMIMEVIPVIPPELRPLVPLDGGRFATSDLNDLYRRVINRNNRLKRLMELGAPEIIIRNEKRMLQEAVDALFDNGRRGRAITGTNGRPLKSLSDMIKGKQGRFRQNLLGKRVDYSGRSVITVGPYLKLHQCGLPKKMALELFKPFIYSELEKRGHASTIKSAKKMLEREELVVWDILSEVVREYPILLNRAPTLHRLGIQAFEPLLVEGKAIRLHPLVCSAYNADFDGDQMAAHIPLSVEAQIECRVLMMSTNNILSPANGGPVIVPSQDIVLGLYYMTVERGFEHGEGMTFCAPWEVEAAYDAGAVSLHARVQVRMQNGTLCHTTPGRVLVSSILPDNLAFDLVNRVLTKKNIAKLVGAAYRQCGIKSTVILCDRLKDMGYEFATRAGVTIGVKDLIIPKKKKDILAASQSEVDDIERQYRDGIITRTEKYNKVVDVWTKTTQDVSTEMTEEISYDVLTDPKTGRTETHQSFNPIFMMSNSGARGNQDQMRQLAGMRGLMAKPSGEIIETPITSSFREGLSVLQYFTSTHGARKGLADTALKTANSGYLTRRLVDVVQDVIVSEHNCGTVDGIELTHLKEGGDVNPPLAERAIGRVLLYPVQDPDDPEHVLIAENTLITENEATLLNDKGIFSITMRSPLTCQAERGICALCYGRDLARGHLVNIGETVGIIAAQSIGEPGTQLTMRTFHIGGTASSTIEKNRFEALEAGRVILNRVREVTNRGSSHLVLGKSGQMTIVDPQGRERAKYILPNGARLMVAHGQDVAKGAVLAEWDPFNEPFVAEEDGLVRFSDIIDGKTVQEKVDEVTRQASLTIMEYRTTNFRPSISICDASGDVKKREQGMAKAVYSLPVGSILMVKDGESIQAGDIIARKPRETSKTKDIVGGLPRVAELFEVRKPKDKAEVSEIAGTVAYAGESKGKRKLIVTPEIGDAREYLVPKGKHITAADGDFVEAGDPLTEGYPELHDILHTCGEKYLARYLVDEIQEVYRFQGVDINDKHIEVIVRQMLKKVTILDSCGTSFLVGEQVDKNDFKAENQRAVAEGGLPATAKPLVLGITQASLTTSSFISAASFQETTKVLTEASLKSKMDYLQGLKENVIVGRLIPAGTGYREYVHGDIDVPDQKERPDKFLEEMEENPVLVNLAGQSNERGKTLKQQDKF; this is encoded by the coding sequence ATGAGTCTGGACGATCTTTTCATTACGCGCGACACGTCTGCCAGTATAACCAACGTACGTAACCTCAAGGCGATACAAATTTCCATCGCATCGCCGGAGGTCATTCGCGCATGGTCTTACGGCGAGATCAAAAAACCGGAAACCATCAATTACCGCACATTCAAACCTGAACGCGACGGCCTTTTCTGCGCAAAAATCTTTGGACCGGTCAAAGATTATGAGTGCAATTGCGGCAAATACAAGCGGATGAAGCATCGCGGCATTGTGTGCGAAAAATGCGGTGTGGAAGTTATTGCTTCCAAAGTGCGCAGGGAGCGCATGGGGCACATTGAACTTGCGACGCCTGTTGCCCATATATGGTTTTTAAAAACACTGCCTTCCAAAATCGCCACCCTGCTCGACATGACCATGGCCGATTTGGAAAAAGTTTTGTATTTTGATTCATATATTGTGCTGGATCCGGGGCAGACCAATCTGCAAAAATGTCAGGTTGTTTCAGAAGAACAATACCTCCAGATTATTGATCACTACGGCCGGGACGATATTCTTGCGGTAGGCATGGGCGCTGAAGCTGTGCGCGGCCTGCTTGAAGAAATGGACATGAAAAAACTCAGAACTGAACTGCGGACGGAAAGCGAAACAACAAAAAGTCAAACCAAAAAAAAGAAGCTTACAAAACGGCTTAAAATAGTTGAGGCTTTTCTTGAATCACAGAACAAGCCCGAATGGATGATCATGGAAGTCATTCCTGTCATCCCGCCGGAATTGCGCCCCTTGGTTCCTCTTGATGGCGGCCGGTTCGCGACGTCCGATCTTAACGATCTCTACCGCCGCGTCATTAACCGCAACAACCGTTTGAAACGCCTCATGGAACTGGGCGCTCCCGAAATTATCATACGCAATGAGAAACGCATGCTTCAGGAGGCCGTTGACGCGCTTTTTGACAACGGCAGACGCGGCAGGGCCATAACCGGCACTAACGGTCGGCCGCTCAAGTCCCTCTCCGATATGATTAAGGGCAAGCAGGGGCGTTTTCGCCAAAACCTCTTGGGCAAGCGCGTCGACTATTCCGGTCGTTCAGTTATTACGGTTGGACCGTATCTCAAGCTCCATCAGTGCGGCCTGCCCAAAAAAATGGCTTTGGAGCTTTTCAAGCCTTTTATTTATTCTGAACTTGAAAAGCGCGGACATGCCTCCACCATTAAAAGCGCAAAAAAAATGCTCGAGCGCGAAGAGTTGGTTGTCTGGGACATTCTCTCTGAAGTGGTGCGTGAGTACCCCATTCTGCTCAACCGCGCTCCCACGCTACACCGTCTGGGCATACAGGCCTTTGAACCCCTGCTTGTGGAAGGCAAGGCCATTCGCCTTCACCCGCTTGTCTGTTCCGCATATAATGCGGACTTTGACGGTGACCAGATGGCGGCGCACATTCCCCTTTCTGTTGAAGCGCAGATAGAATGCCGCGTTTTGATGATGAGCACCAACAACATTCTTTCACCAGCAAACGGTGGGCCGGTTATTGTACCCTCACAGGATATTGTGCTCGGCCTTTACTATATGACTGTTGAACGTGGCTTTGAACACGGTGAAGGCATGACTTTTTGCGCTCCGTGGGAAGTTGAAGCGGCTTACGACGCCGGCGCGGTTTCTCTGCACGCGCGCGTTCAGGTGCGCATGCAAAACGGAACGCTGTGTCATACCACGCCCGGCCGCGTGCTGGTCAGCAGCATTTTGCCCGATAATCTCGCCTTTGACCTTGTCAACCGCGTGCTGACAAAAAAAAACATCGCCAAACTTGTTGGCGCCGCTTACCGGCAGTGCGGCATCAAATCCACCGTCATTCTCTGTGACAGGCTAAAAGACATGGGTTATGAATTCGCTACGCGCGCCGGCGTGACAATCGGCGTCAAAGATCTGATCATTCCAAAAAAGAAAAAAGATATTCTGGCAGCGTCTCAGTCTGAAGTGGACGATATTGAACGTCAATACCGCGACGGCATCATTACCCGTACGGAAAAATACAACAAGGTTGTGGATGTATGGACAAAAACCACGCAAGACGTTTCCACGGAAATGACCGAAGAAATTTCATATGATGTGCTGACTGACCCAAAGACCGGCAGAACAGAAACACACCAGAGCTTTAATCCCATCTTCATGATGTCAAATTCAGGCGCGCGCGGCAATCAGGATCAAATGCGCCAACTTGCCGGCATGCGCGGGCTGATGGCAAAGCCATCCGGAGAAATTATTGAAACGCCCATCACATCCTCCTTCCGTGAAGGGCTTTCCGTGCTGCAATATTTCACGTCCACGCACGGCGCGCGCAAGGGTCTTGCCGATACCGCCCTGAAAACGGCAAACTCCGGCTATTTGACCCGCCGCCTTGTGGATGTCGTTCAGGATGTGATCGTCTCTGAGCACAACTGCGGCACAGTGGACGGCATTGAGCTGACGCATTTGAAGGAAGGCGGCGATGTGAACCCCCCCCTTGCCGAACGCGCCATCGGTCGCGTGCTCCTCTACCCTGTCCAGGATCCCGACGATCCAGAACACGTTCTCATTGCAGAAAACACCCTGATTACGGAAAATGAGGCCACGCTTTTAAACGACAAAGGCATTTTCTCCATTACAATGCGTTCTCCCCTGACATGTCAGGCGGAGCGCGGCATTTGCGCCCTCTGTTATGGACGGGATCTGGCCCGGGGCCATCTCGTCAATATCGGTGAAACAGTGGGCATTATCGCCGCCCAATCCATCGGTGAACCTGGAACGCAGCTGACCATGCGCACTTTTCATATCGGCGGCACCGCGTCAAGCACTATCGAAAAAAACAGGTTTGAAGCACTTGAAGCGGGCCGGGTGATTTTGAACCGCGTCAGGGAAGTAACCAACCGCGGCAGCTCTCACCTTGTGCTCGGCAAGAGCGGTCAGATGACTATTGTTGATCCGCAGGGACGAGAACGTGCAAAATATATTCTGCCCAACGGCGCGCGTCTTATGGTGGCCCATGGCCAGGATGTGGCAAAGGGCGCGGTGTTGGCGGAATGGGATCCTTTCAATGAACCTTTTGTTGCGGAAGAGGACGGCCTTGTCCGCTTCTCTGACATCATTGACGGCAAAACTGTGCAGGAAAAAGTGGATGAAGTCACGCGGCAGGCTTCGCTGACCATTATGGAATACCGCACCACAAACTTTCGTCCGTCCATTTCCATCTGTGACGCAAGCGGTGATGTCAAAAAACGCGAACAGGGCATGGCAAAGGCTGTTTATTCTCTGCCTGTCGGCTCCATTCTCATGGTGAAAGACGGTGAAAGCATTCAGGCCGGCGATATTATAGCCCGCAAGCCACGTGAAACATCCAAAACCAAGGACATAGTCGGCGGCCTGCCGCGGGTGGCGGAACTTTTTGAAGTGCGCAAACCCAAAGACAAGGCCGAAGTTTCAGAAATTGCCGGCACCGTCGCCTATGCCGGAGAATCCAAGGGTAAGCGCAAGCTGATTGTTACCCCTGAAATAGGTGATGCCAGAGAATATCTGGTTCCCAAGGGCAAACATATAACTGCTGCGGATGGCGATTTTGTTGAAGCGGGCGACCCGCTCACCGAAGGCTATCCGGAACTGCACGACATTTTGCACACCTGCGGCGAAAAATATCTTGCGCGTTATCTTGTGGATGAAATTCAGGAAGTCTACCGTTTCCAGGGTGTGGACATCAACGACAAGCACATTGAGGTTATTGTGCGGCAGATGCTTAAAAAGGTAACTATCCTTGATTCCTGCGGCACATCCTTCCTTGTTGGAGAGCAGGTGGATAAAAACGATTTTAAGGCGGAAAATCAGAGGGCCGTTGCTGAAGGTGGGCTGCCGGCTACGGCGAAGCCGTTGGTGCTTGGCATTACACAGGCTTCTTTGACGACTTCGTCTTTTATTTCAGCGGCATCTTTTCAGGAAACCACCAAGGTGCTCACAGAAGCCTCTCTGAAAAGCAAGATGGACTATCTGCAAGGACTCAAGGAAAACGTTATTGTCGGCCGCCTGATCCCCGCCGGCACAGGCTATCGCGAATATGTGCACGGCGACATAGATGTGCCGGATCAAAAGGAACGACCGGACAAGTTTCTTGAAGAAATGGAAGAGAACCCTGTTCTCGTCAATCTGGCAGGGCAATCGAACGAACGCGGCAAGACACTGAAACAGCAAGATAAATTTTAA